A genome region from Frankineae bacterium MT45 includes the following:
- a CDS encoding ATP-dependent Lon protease: MTQLPEGDKYMTKTLELPVLSLTDQVILPGMVVPIELDEQAQAAIDAARAGSDDTILIAARLADRYPTFGAVATIEQLGRLPGGRPGAVLRAEARARIGHGVTGVGAALWVEAELVETPPADERTSELAEEYKKLVVAVLERRNAWQIIDSVKQITDPSTLADTAGWASYLTAEQKLQVLETPDISERLSALIEWTRTHLAELEVTEKIRDDVREGMESSQREFLLRQQLAAIRKELGEGEPEGADDYRGRVEAADLPEKVREAALREVGKLERASEQSPESGWIRTWLDTVLELPWSVRTEDNTDVSAARAVLDADHHGLDDVKDRITEYLAVRARRAERGLAVVGGRGSGAVLALAGPPGVGKTSLGESVARALDRKFVRVALGGVRDEAEIRGHRRTYVGSLPGRIVRAIAEAGSMNPVVLLDEVDKLGSDFRGDPAAALLEVLDPAQNHTFRDHYLEIELDLSDVLFIATANTVEQIPGPLLDRMELVTLDGYTEDDKVAIARQHLLPRQLERNALSDDEVQLTDEALRQIASDYTREAGVRQLERGIGKVLRKVATKLAGGADTPLIVGESELRDYLGRPRFTPETAERTSVPGVATGLAVTGLGGDVLFIEAAAPETDGASKAGLTLTGQLGDVMKESAQIAVSYLRSHASQLGIEAAALERSVHIHVPAGAVPKDGPSAGVTMVTALASLATGRPVRSDVGMTGEVTLNGRVLPIGGVKQKLMAAQRAGLKTIFLPARNEPDLDDVPAEVLEALDVRLVGDVADIVAQALVSEAATTDEAVAA, from the coding sequence ATGACTCAACTCCCTGAAGGGGACAAGTACATGACGAAGACGCTCGAACTTCCCGTTCTCTCCCTCACCGATCAGGTGATCCTGCCCGGCATGGTCGTCCCGATCGAGCTCGACGAGCAGGCCCAGGCCGCCATCGACGCCGCCCGCGCCGGCTCCGACGACACCATCCTGATCGCCGCTCGGCTCGCCGACCGCTACCCGACCTTCGGGGCCGTCGCGACGATCGAGCAGCTCGGCCGACTTCCTGGCGGCCGTCCCGGTGCGGTGCTGCGGGCCGAGGCACGCGCCCGCATCGGGCACGGCGTGACGGGGGTCGGTGCGGCTCTGTGGGTCGAGGCCGAACTCGTCGAGACGCCGCCGGCCGACGAGCGGACGAGTGAGCTGGCCGAGGAGTACAAGAAGCTCGTCGTCGCCGTGCTCGAACGCCGCAACGCCTGGCAGATCATCGACTCGGTCAAGCAGATCACCGACCCGTCGACGCTGGCCGACACCGCGGGTTGGGCCTCCTACCTGACCGCCGAGCAGAAGCTCCAGGTGCTGGAGACCCCAGACATCTCCGAGCGTCTGAGTGCACTCATCGAGTGGACCCGCACCCACCTGGCCGAGCTGGAGGTCACCGAGAAGATCCGTGACGACGTCCGCGAGGGCATGGAGTCCAGCCAGCGTGAGTTCCTGCTCCGCCAGCAGCTCGCCGCGATCCGCAAGGAGCTCGGGGAGGGTGAGCCGGAGGGGGCGGATGACTACCGCGGACGGGTCGAGGCGGCGGATCTGCCTGAGAAAGTAAGGGAAGCCGCCCTGCGTGAGGTGGGGAAGCTGGAGCGGGCGAGCGAGCAGAGCCCCGAGTCCGGCTGGATCCGCACCTGGCTCGACACCGTGCTGGAGCTGCCGTGGTCCGTGCGCACCGAGGACAACACCGACGTCTCTGCGGCCCGGGCCGTCCTCGACGCCGACCACCACGGGCTGGATGACGTGAAGGATCGCATCACCGAGTACCTGGCCGTCCGGGCCCGGCGGGCCGAGCGTGGCCTTGCCGTCGTCGGCGGTCGCGGTTCCGGTGCCGTGCTGGCCCTGGCCGGCCCGCCCGGGGTCGGCAAGACCTCGCTCGGCGAGAGCGTGGCCCGCGCCCTGGATCGCAAGTTCGTCCGGGTAGCGCTCGGCGGCGTCCGCGACGAGGCGGAGATCCGTGGCCACCGGCGCACCTACGTCGGTTCGCTCCCGGGACGGATCGTGCGGGCCATCGCCGAGGCCGGCTCGATGAACCCGGTGGTGCTGCTGGACGAGGTCGACAAGCTCGGCTCCGACTTCCGCGGTGACCCGGCGGCGGCGCTGCTGGAAGTGCTGGACCCGGCGCAGAACCACACCTTCCGCGACCACTACCTGGAGATCGAACTCGACCTCTCGGACGTGCTTTTCATCGCCACCGCGAACACGGTTGAGCAGATCCCCGGCCCGCTGCTGGACCGGATGGAGCTGGTGACCCTGGACGGATACACCGAGGACGACAAGGTCGCCATCGCCCGTCAGCACCTGCTGCCGCGGCAGTTGGAGCGGAATGCGCTCAGCGACGACGAGGTGCAGCTCACCGACGAGGCGCTACGCCAGATCGCGTCCGACTACACCCGTGAGGCCGGCGTCCGCCAGCTGGAGCGGGGCATCGGCAAGGTGCTGCGCAAGGTCGCCACCAAGTTGGCCGGCGGCGCGGATACGCCTTTGATTGTCGGGGAATCCGAGCTACGCGACTACCTCGGACGTCCACGCTTCACCCCCGAGACGGCCGAACGTACCTCGGTGCCCGGAGTGGCCACGGGGCTCGCCGTCACGGGCCTGGGCGGTGACGTCCTCTTCATCGAGGCGGCCGCTCCCGAGACCGATGGTGCGTCAAAGGCGGGACTCACCCTGACCGGGCAGCTCGGCGACGTGATGAAGGAGTCGGCGCAGATCGCGGTCTCCTACCTCCGCTCGCACGCCAGCCAGCTGGGCATCGAGGCCGCAGCGCTCGAGCGGTCGGTACACATCCACGTGCCGGCCGGGGCAGTGCCGAAGGACGGCCCGTCGGCCGGCGTCACGATGGTGACGGCCCTGGCGTCGCTCGCCACCGGGCGTCCGGTCCGCTCGGACGTCGGGATGACCGGCGAGGTGACCCTGAACGGGCGGGTCCTGCCGATCGGTGGCGTCAAGCAGAAACTGATGGCGGCCCAGCGTGCCGGGTTGAAGACGATCTTCCTGCCGGCCCGCAATGAGCCGGACCTAGACGACGTGCCGGCCGAGGTGCTCGAAGCGCTCGACGTCCGGCTGGTCGGCGACGTGGCCGACATCGTGGCTCAGGCGCTCGTCAGCGAGGCTGCGACCACCGATGAGGCCGTCGCCGCCTAA
- a CDS encoding Predicted oxidoreductase — translation MTTALSGGTLTLADDLTITRMGYGAMQLAGPGVFGPPRDRGEAIAVLRAAVDAGVTHIDTSDFYGPDVVNEIIKEALYPYPDDLHIVTKVGARRGPDGSWLPSLSRDDLILAVHENVARLGLDAMDVVNLRLHTHLPVSEDSIAAEFEVLAELQQTGLIRHLGLSEASSAQLTEAQTIAPVVTVQNLYNVANRQDDDLIDRCEREGIAYVPYFPLGGFTPLQADELDSVAASLSVSKQQVALAWLLQRSPAIALIPGTSSTAHLRENLAAADLQLPPEAIAALDAIGSTSA, via the coding sequence ATGACGACTGCACTATCTGGTGGCACACTCACCCTCGCCGACGACCTCACCATCACCCGGATGGGCTACGGCGCGATGCAACTGGCCGGACCCGGCGTCTTCGGGCCGCCCCGGGATCGGGGCGAGGCGATCGCGGTGCTGCGGGCCGCGGTCGACGCCGGGGTGACCCACATCGACACCAGCGACTTCTACGGCCCGGACGTCGTGAACGAGATCATCAAGGAGGCGCTCTACCCGTACCCCGACGACCTGCACATCGTCACCAAGGTCGGCGCCCGTCGCGGCCCGGACGGCTCCTGGCTGCCGTCCCTCTCCCGTGACGACCTGATCCTGGCCGTCCACGAGAACGTGGCCCGGCTCGGCCTCGACGCGATGGACGTGGTGAACCTCCGTCTGCACACCCACCTGCCGGTCTCGGAGGACTCGATCGCCGCCGAGTTCGAGGTCCTGGCCGAACTACAGCAGACGGGCCTGATCCGACACCTCGGATTGAGCGAGGCCTCCAGCGCCCAGCTCACCGAGGCGCAGACGATCGCCCCCGTCGTCACCGTGCAGAACCTCTACAACGTCGCCAACCGGCAGGACGACGACCTGATCGACCGCTGCGAACGCGAGGGGATCGCGTACGTCCCGTACTTCCCGCTGGGCGGCTTCACCCCGCTGCAGGCCGACGAACTCGACTCGGTCGCCGCGTCGCTCTCGGTCTCGAAGCAGCAGGTTGCGCTGGCCTGGCTGCTGCAGCGCTCGCCGGCCATCGCGCTGATCCCCGGCACCTCGTCGACAGCCCACCTGCGCGAGAACCTGGCGGCGGCCGACCTGCAACTCCCGCCGGAAGCGATAGCCGCCCTCGACGCCATCGGGAGCACCTCGGCGTGA
- a CDS encoding Caspase domain-containing protein, with protein sequence MAGRYRALLIGNSTYPADEHNLQPLKGPVKDIAALNRALVDRGTGLFADSDVTLLPEATSARVIRALGSFFDSATRDDVLLLYFSGHGRLDQSGRLHLCVQDTESGQLLSTAVSSARINEFAEASRAQNTVIILDCCYAGAFRGGDLGESVAGPGRYVLSSCRGSQLANDATVDNGTSAFTQHLIDGLLDADLDQDRDGFVTFTDLYSYVDAKLRREGKQIPQRRVDGDGDLRLARRTPGTTPTVPPLPPSSERPSEQREVPPFDPPPDSAFEASPHRPRSARLLLIGAGAVVVAIATGLGIAFTGGGSGSHGSGSNTPVPTLVPASGTYVATGPWRIRITDDIQSNDVGCRVKVINSTTHESYQLPTTYARITKQVSAGGPFRWEANDQGCVVNPLSGTGSAALPFTQTDDLDTDSFAAPAMVLVQIKDFQGSSECTFRLYNPVDGEEISVAKASAGTKSVTLDPLGRSSVYLNKDDCAVQISAST encoded by the coding sequence ATGGCCGGACGGTACCGCGCGCTACTGATCGGCAACTCGACCTACCCGGCCGACGAGCACAATCTCCAGCCGCTCAAGGGTCCGGTGAAGGACATCGCCGCCCTCAACCGCGCCCTGGTCGACCGTGGGACCGGCCTATTCGCCGACTCCGATGTGACGCTCTTGCCCGAGGCCACATCGGCGCGGGTGATCCGGGCGCTGGGTTCGTTCTTCGACAGTGCGACGCGCGATGACGTGCTGCTGCTGTACTTCAGCGGCCACGGACGGCTCGATCAGAGTGGACGCCTGCACCTCTGTGTGCAGGACACCGAGTCCGGGCAACTCCTCTCCACTGCGGTCAGCAGCGCCCGCATCAACGAGTTCGCCGAGGCCTCGCGGGCCCAGAACACCGTGATAATCCTTGACTGTTGTTATGCGGGCGCCTTCCGCGGGGGCGACCTGGGAGAGTCGGTCGCCGGTCCCGGACGCTACGTGCTCTCCAGCTGCCGGGGCAGCCAGTTGGCCAACGACGCCACCGTCGACAACGGCACCAGCGCCTTCACCCAGCACCTCATCGACGGCCTCCTCGACGCCGACCTCGACCAGGACCGGGACGGCTTCGTCACCTTTACCGACCTCTACAGCTACGTCGACGCGAAACTGCGCCGGGAGGGTAAGCAGATTCCGCAGCGCCGGGTGGACGGTGACGGGGATCTGCGGCTGGCCCGTCGAACGCCGGGCACGACGCCGACCGTGCCACCGCTGCCGCCGTCGTCCGAGCGCCCCTCCGAGCAGCGAGAGGTGCCGCCCTTCGACCCGCCGCCCGACTCCGCGTTTGAGGCGAGCCCCCACCGACCCCGGTCGGCCCGGCTCCTGCTCATCGGCGCCGGTGCGGTTGTCGTCGCAATCGCGACCGGCCTGGGCATCGCGTTCACCGGAGGCGGCTCAGGATCGCACGGCTCCGGCTCGAACACCCCGGTGCCAACCCTGGTGCCGGCCAGCGGGACCTACGTCGCCACCGGTCCGTGGCGGATTCGCATCACCGACGACATCCAGTCCAACGACGTCGGCTGCCGAGTCAAGGTCATCAACTCCACGACGCATGAGTCGTACCAGTTGCCCACCACCTACGCCCGGATCACCAAGCAGGTCAGCGCCGGCGGCCCGTTCCGGTGGGAGGCCAATGACCAGGGCTGTGTCGTCAACCCGCTGAGCGGCACCGGGTCGGCTGCCCTTCCGTTCACCCAGACGGACGACCTGGACACCGACTCATTCGCCGCCCCGGCGATGGTGCTGGTGCAGATCAAGGATTTCCAGGGCAGCTCGGAGTGCACCTTCCGCCTCTACAACCCGGTGGACGGCGAGGAGATCAGCGTCGCCAAGGCGTCCGCCGGGACGAAGTCGGTGACCCTCGACCCGCTCGGCCGCTCCAGCGTCTATCTCAACAAGGACGACTGCGCGGTCCAGATCTCGGCCAGCACCTAG